One segment of Brassica napus cultivar Da-Ae chromosome C3, Da-Ae, whole genome shotgun sequence DNA contains the following:
- the LOC106390075 gene encoding spermidine coumaroyl-CoA acyltransferase-like, with product MQMANETKPKPTTLLLEKKPTEFVKPSKKTPWKTLFLSTLDNDPLNEVMYGALYVFKANEKNHNDPVSLLRKALSELLVYYYPLSSKMSRRRSDRKLQLTYYSEGVPFVIATATCNLATLNYIENIDEEIALRLVPEVELNYQYEISYHPLTLQVTKFPCGGFTIGVALSHAVSDGFSFAMIMHALTELAGGKSKPSVMPVWERERLVRGIDNKPARVPGSNSDGLLATSPYMPTDFMVTETINIRPENIKKLRDTLVREDEFLNKEGVTTFEVLSAYIWKSRCRALNLNLDGITVLGFAVGIRHVLDPPVPRGYYGNSYMDVYIELTVRELDESSISDIVKLVKRTKKSAYDKKNVEEELRNIERLIKEDAKFEGLSDSLLFLTDMRNIGYFESVDFGWKEPVHVRPLTPESAKNLGMILRPSKVDPSMEGGVKVMMTLPRDAMVNFKQEMHICVSDI from the exons ATGCAAATGGCAAACGAAACGAAACCAAAGCCTACTACTCTATTACTCGAAAAGAAACCAACTGAGTTTGTTAAACCCTCGAAAAAAACTCCTTGGAAAACTCTCTTCCTTTCTACTCTGGATAATGATCCTCTCAACGAAGTTATGTACGGAGCCCTTTACGTTTTCAAAGCAAATGAAAAGAACCACAATGATCCTGTCTCTTTGCTTAGGAAGGCATTGTCTGAACTTCTTGTCTACTACTATCCACTTTCAAGTAAAATGAGTAGACGAAGAAGTGATAGAAAGCTTCAGCTAACTTACTATAGCGAAGGAGTCCCGTTTGTAATCGCGACGGCCACTTGCAACCTTGCCACTTTAAACTATATAGAAAACATTGATGAAGAAATTGCATTGCGTCTTGTGCCGGAGGTCGAACTTAATTATCAATATGAGATCAGCTATCATCCTCTCACATTGCAG GTGACCAAATTTCCTTGCGGTGGGTTCACTATAGGCGTGGCACTGTCACACGCTGTGTCTGATGGGTTTAGTTTCGCTATGATAATGCATGCCCTTACTGAGTTAGCCGGAGGAAAGAGCAAGCCATCGGTAATGCCGGTATGGGAGAGAGAGCGGCTAGTTAGAGGAATAGACAATAAACCGGCTAGAGTGCCTGGCAGTAACAGTGATGGTCTTCTGGCGACATCACCGTATATGCCAACTGATTTTATG GTTACAGAGACGATAAACATTAGGcctgaaaatattaaaaaacttaGAGACACTTTGGTAAGGGAAGATGAGTTTCTTAATAAAGAGGGTGTCACTACTTTTGAAGTTCTTAGTGCGTACATATGGAAATCGAGATGTCGAGCCTTAAACCTAAACCTTGACGGGATCACTGTCCTTGGCTTCGCTGTTGGAATCCGGCATGTCTTAGATCCACCAGTGCCTAGAGGATATTACGGTAATTCTTACATGGACGTCTACATCGAGTTAACCGTGAGAGAGCTCGATGAATCATCAATCTCTGATATTGTAAAGCTTGTGAAGAGAACCAAGAAATCAGCTTATGATAAGAAGAATGTCGAGGAAGAGCTAAGGAACATAGAGAGATTGATAAAGGAAGATGCAAAATTTGAAGGGTTAAGTGATAGTTTATTGTTCTTGACTGATATGAGGAATATTGGGTACTTTGAATCGGTAGATTTTGGTTGGAAAGAGCCTGTGCATGTGCGGCCATTGACGCCTGAGAGCGCAAAGAACTTGGGGATGATCTTGAGACCTTCAAAGGTGGATCCATCAATGGAAGGTGGAGTTAAAGTAATGATGACATTGCCTAGAGATGCAATGGTCAACTTCAAGCAAGAGATGCATATATGCGTAAGTGATATATAA
- the LOC106384828 gene encoding U-box domain-containing protein 56-like isoform X2, producing the protein MGAAADSHNSEDMVNITSRKFDYVTKHAPHCCKIWLVGNGNLIHTREGRFDRRGSPHPSSESLTSLQGLDSALVPYEEAVRGENDVSHALSSPEDQSARGFETMYYEQQRRGLEIEERRIKAEEDLRAEIENMKGIQKELEEQLYIDCPRQFEMFQKERDEAMKTTVELLRLLNLDNSESASHSPPSSFQRSVSNEPPPYFLCPITQEVMREPSVAADGHTYEAEALREWLDNGHDTSPMTNLKLAHRNLVPNHPLRSAIHEWLQEHS; encoded by the exons ATGGGAGCAGCTGCTGATTCCCACAACTCCGA GGACATGGTTAACATCACATCTAGAAAATTCGATTATGTGACTAAACATGCGCCTCATTGCTGTAAAATTTGGCTTGTGGGTAATGGAAATCTCATCCATACGAG gGAGGGACGGTTTGATCGTAGGGGTTCACCGCACCCCTCCTCTGAATCTTTAACTAGCCTCCAGGGCCTTGATTCTGCTTTAGTACCATATGAGGAAGCAGTGAGAGGTGAAAATGATGTGTCGCATGCCCTATCTTCACCTGAAGACCAATCA GCTAGAGGGTTTGAGACAATGTACTATGAACAGCAGAGACGGGGATTAGAAATTGAGGAACGCAGGATAAAAGCGGAGGAGGACCTGAGAGCAGAAATCGAAAACATGAAGGGGATCCAAAAGGAACTCGAAGAACAGCTTTATATTGATTGCCCCCGTCAGTTTGAAATGTTCCAGAAAGAGCGAGATGAAGCTATGAAAACAACCGTAGAGCTTTTGAGACTTCTAAACCTGGACAACAGTGAGTCAGCATCACATTCACCACCATCCTCGTTTCAGCGGTCGGTTTCGAACGAGCCTCCCCCATATTTTCTCTGTCCCATTACACAG GAAGTAATGCGAGAGCCTAGTGTTGCAGCCGATGGGCACACCTATGAAGCTGAAGCCTTAAGAGAATGGCTCGACAATGGTCACGATACCTCACCAATGACGAACCTTAAGCTCGCCCATCGTAACCTTGTCCCTAACCACCCCCTTCGTTCTGCCATTCATGAGTGGCTTCAAGAACACTCTTAA